AGGCGCCGCAAAAGGACCGACCGAACAGGTCGGTCCTTTTTTGTGCCCGAATTCACCCCAAAGCGGGGTTCGCCCTCCACCGCCCTCCACTCCCCATTGCCGCTAGGTAATGGGGGCGTGGAGGGCTTTTCGTGCAAAATGGATGCCGAAAACCCTAGACCAGTGGTTGAAAGTGGAGTAAAGTGGAGGTATCCCGAATCGGGGGCCGCTGAGTGAGGGGAGGGCGCTCGTGTTTCTGGGCACCTACGCACCCAAACTCGACGAGAAAGGCCGCGTCATCCTGCCGGCCAAATTCCGCGATGAACTGGCCGCAGGGCTTGTGCTCACCCGCGGTCAGGAACGATGCATCTACGTCTTCAGCGAGGACGGTTTCGCCGAGCAGCACGACAAGATCCGGCAGGCCCCGCTGACCAGCCGTGCGGCCCGTGACTACCTGCGCCTGTTCCTCTCAGGCGCGAGTGCTGAGCAGCCCGACAAGCAGAACCGGGTGACCATCCCCGCGAATCTCCGCGACTACGCCGGACTCGACCGCGACCTCACCGTCATCGGCGCAGGGAACCGTGCGGAGATCTGGGCGACCGACACCTGGAACGCCTACTACGCCGAAAAGGAAGAAGCCTTCTCAAACACCGAGGAGGAGGTGATCCCGGGACTCTTCTGATCCCCTGGCCGCTGACTCCCAGCCGTTCGATCGCCCTGACACACCTTCCCCGGTGCCAGGTCGGAATGGATGGGGATCAGCAGCCAGGAGCCTCCCGGTAACTCATGAACGATCAAATTCACACCCCGGTCATGCTTGAACGAACCATCGAGCTGCTCGCCCCCGCCCTCCAGGCGCCGGGCGCCATCGTCGTCGACGCCACCCTGGGCATGGGCGGCCACTCAGAGGCGCTGCTGACGCGGTTCCCCGAGCTCACGCTGGTCGGCCTGGACCGCGACCTCGAAGCGATCGCCATCGCCGGGGAGCGGCTGGCTCGATTCGGCGACCGCGTGCACCTGGTGCACACGGTCTACGACCGCATCCAGCAGGCCCTCGACTCGCTCGGCATCAGCACCGTCTCCGGCATCCTGTTCGACCTAGGCGTCTCCTCGCTTCAGCTGGATCGCGCCGAACGCGGGTTCGCCTACTCGAAGGACGCTCCGCTGGACATGCGGATGGACTCCACCTCGGAACTCACCGCGGAACGGGTGCTCGCCGAGTACAGCGAGGCTGACCTGCGTCGCATCTTCTACGAA
The Diaminobutyricimonas sp. LJ205 genome window above contains:
- the mraZ gene encoding division/cell wall cluster transcriptional repressor MraZ, with product MFLGTYAPKLDEKGRVILPAKFRDELAAGLVLTRGQERCIYVFSEDGFAEQHDKIRQAPLTSRAARDYLRLFLSGASAEQPDKQNRVTIPANLRDYAGLDRDLTVIGAGNRAEIWATDTWNAYYAEKEEAFSNTEEEVIPGLF